From the genome of Aerosakkonema funiforme FACHB-1375, one region includes:
- a CDS encoding adenylate/guanylate cyclase domain-containing protein, which translates to MAGRLDGAIALKKFIYNLWRDPANTASRIKSQGISNCIQVTPAIYEVLKNRYIFEERGIIHVQGKRDMTTYLFKGKRPPMEAEG; encoded by the coding sequence GTGGCTGGGCGGCTGGATGGCGCGATCGCTCTGAAAAAGTTTATTTACAATCTGTGGCGAGATCCTGCGAACACAGCCAGTCGCATCAAATCTCAAGGGATATCGAATTGTATTCAAGTCACACCCGCAATTTATGAAGTATTAAAAAATCGGTATATTTTTGAGGAGCGGGGAATTATCCATGTACAAGGTAAGAGAGATATGACTACTTATCTCTTCAAAGGCAAACGTCCTCCAATGGAGGCCGAAGGATGA